TAGATCATTTCAAAAGCAGGagatgtagtttttaaaataaaaataaaaaaacaacatACCTCCAATGCTTCAGCAAAGTTCTTCTCAACTTCAGCAATACGAcattgtgcctccaaatttatTCTTTCAACTTCATCTTCAAAAGCTTTCCGCTGCCTTTCATTTTCTGCAATAAGCTTATCtaactgtacctcaagtttccgAGACAAACTTTTATAATCAAACTCCTCCTTAATTTTCAGCATGTTTTCAACCTTCATAGCCTGACACATCAATACGTCTTTCATGTAAAGCCAGCTAATGCACTTGGGTTAACTtagtaataactaataataataaaatacatcATCGGAAAATAACTTCCATGAGCCAGACAAAAACTGTGAAGAATAATGAATTTACTACAAATTGTTTGGGGAAATCCAGCTAAAAAAGGGTAAATTAGATGCTAGCAAAAGTATATGAATGCATGATAAAAAGAGACAGGAAAATCTATgcatataaatatctaataaataaatgGCAAATTATATCACCAACAACTACTTTTTTTCGTATATCTTATTTTTGCCAATGAAAAACACACCATGAATAGGAATTAAAAATTGCATAAATCTTGATAACGGTATTTAATGTGCATTGCCTTGACAACCAACTCTTAATAAAGCTTAAGATATTTGGTCTTAATGGTTTTACATTTCTGTTTTCTCGCATATGATACCCCCTCTCAAGCCAAACACGTTGGGTTTGAAGCATGGAGtgtcttttatttcattttattttatttttgttttgcagTTGAATTGCCTTTTAAATTAACTATAAACAGAAATGGCAAGGATCAAACTTCTAGTCATTTGTTCACAAGGTGCTAAAACCATGTCAACAACCAACTTTACTCAAAGCCTAAGCTATTAGATGGAGGTCTAGAAATGGTTTTATATCTAACATTGTATGGTTAGACATACATGATCAGAGGTAAAAGCTCACCCTTTGGCCGAACAAAATTGTACTAGATGTCTCTCCTCGATGCTGTGGAGATGGACCAATGGTCACAATCAATGAGGTCCGAGCTGTTCCTGCAAATGATTGTAAGACAGAACACATGGAGTATAAAATACTATAATCAATGTAATTTTCAACAAATAGGACTCATGCCCATAAGATTGATAAGAGACATCTAGTACAATTTTGTTCAGCATATAGTATGTAGAAGCCAGCTTTCTAAACTATACAGATGGTAAAGAAAAACTTAAGCCTTACAGCATACTTACATCATAAACCAAATTAAAGCATCTTACCTCCAAAAGAATCCCTAAGCAGCCTAGTAAGCTTTGAATCACGAAATGGTACATGAGCACTGTTTTCGGCTAGAGCATTAATACATTTCCCCAATGCGCTAAGAGAAAGATTGATAGATTTTGCTTCCTCGAGCATGTGCCCTTCACTTCCTAGtggagaaaaagtgaaaaagcttAGCATTCACAAAAATACACATTttcaaacaacaaaaaacataaaaatatcttaaaacacATTTCAATATACACCTGACTTATGGATACGCTCTGATCCTGCCAAATCAATGACAACAAGCTTGCTCTTTCGAATAAGTGGTTTTGAAGGTTTAGTCAAGTGAGAGGCATCAAAATTTTCAGTCAAAACATTATCTGCACTTTCCACAACAGACCTCCTGACATGTACCTGATAAAGAAGAGATAACTACATCAAGATTACATGCAATTGTTCTGAAACGAAAACCAGTGGCCAACTGGATATCCTGATTCATGACATGTAATAGAAATTACATAAAACACAGTTCATCATTTTACCGTCAGAAGAGCATGACTACGAGAAGATTCAGTATTCATTCTGGTGTTAGCAGCAATTCGATGAGCTTCCCCTAATCTAAGCAACTCCAAAAAAGTCTGCTGGTCCCTTATGTCTACGTGAGTTGCCCCAGGCAAAGACACATCACCACTTCTTGGATCCTCCACTATGGGAATATTATCATTGGCTGGATTTAGTAAGTCCTGGACAGTCTCCATGTAAAGCTACACATTTTCAAGGACAGAGATGATATGAACATTTTAGTAAAAGTTATGATGGCCACTGACAAAAAATGAGATAAAAAGATGCCAATAGAAATATCATAGTCAACAGGCCAAAAGCTTAATGGTTATATAAGGACAATATGGTGGAAGAAGTATAAAAAATAGCATATGATGCAATTGCAGTAAAAGATAAAAGTATTCAACCTGCAGGTATGAGACTGTGACAGAATCAGTTTCTGGGGATAAGTCCGATAAAATATCCTCCATGGCACGAACCATGATACCCCGACTAGAAGTGTCTTCCTCCCCCAATTGTCCAAGGGTAAATGTTTTGCCAGTGCCAGTTTGACCATAAGCCATTACAGTTCCATTATAGCCATCAAGAACACTCTAAAAACCACATATCAAATGGAATGTCAAGTCAAGTTACATACAACACCTAAAAGCACCACAATCCTTTGATTTCTATTACCACTAAGAGTTATGGTTATCAAATAAAGTCTTAAATAGCACTACTTAAAAGCAGATGGCAGAGTAAAGGATATTCTTGTACAAATAGAAAATGCATTACTACAACAGACCTCTACAACGGGCTTAGCTACAACTTCATAAACACGCTTCTGTGACGCAAATTCAGTGAGCACTTCATCAAATTCATAAGTGTCGGAATCCCAATTGTTACGTCGAAGCTTCAATCTTTTAAGCTGAAACATTTAAAAGGAGGAAAAAAGGAAGGTTATTTAAACCTCAAGCAAGGCTTATGCATAAAAAGGCCAAAGGTACACCTATAACCAATGTAAATTGAAGAATCTATAGACCAATATCCACCTCTGGTAGCAATTCTACACAATCTGCAAAATCAGCATCTGCCATCATTTCTTCTGCATTTTGAGGTCTCAATCTTACAGCCACTCGAACTCTTCCAGGAACTGTACACAAGTATGAAATAGAAAAGAAGTGTTACAATATCATCATAGCAAAAACCACAGTTAACGATTACCAATATTTGAGGATTTGCATCCaacaattaatatatgtatacacacactcacacacacacaacataagcataaaaatgcTGCTGAGATTACAAACAAGTGCCAAGTCTACAGTATCTTGTCACAATGAACTGTTCTATATCCTTTTCATCATCAGTTCCAGAATATACTCTACTCCGATGTATAATCTAGGATTACAGAACACATCATAAAACTTCCAAAGAATACTGTTTGAATATAAATTAAGAACCTCATTTCTTCAAAATCAGCTAAAGCTAGAGAACAAATCTAGCACTTTTTCTCAACTAAAAACCTCATCATCAACTATTCATCTCGAGCTTAGGCAGCATAATTAAGACATGATGATTTAACCAATATCACACATTTTATTTTCCAGTTCATCATCCACACgttaaaaaactaatattacTTGAAAATTTGAACACATACAATAAATTTGACCTCTATAAGCCTATAACAGAACACGCGACAAACACTAAAAAGGCTTCTACAGCAAAATCAAACGAGTATCTATAAATTTATTAGGTTACTTGAAATCGTAACAATAAAGAAAGAAGCTACTGAAATTTCGGTTAACAAAGTGCTGATTTAGAGCTACATTTGCATTCACCTTCATACTCTTACGTTTCTACTACTGCTTACTGTTTCACTATTCAAACACACAAACACTTGCTCTTTCTCACTCTATTCCATTATCAGTGTTTCGAATGAAGAGAGTAACTAAGCCGAAGGGAATCGAATTACCACTCGTACATTTCTATTGTGGAATCAGAACCAGAATTCAAAAGCTGAAATCGGAAGAATGAGAGAGGTGTTAGGAAACCTGCGTCGCCACCGTGAGATGGCGAGCTGCGGCGGGGAGCGGCGGATCCCGGCGGATGAGAGTGGCGAGGCTTCGTTCTGAGGATGCTGTTGTTGTTGGCGCCTTGGCGATCTAACTTGGCGCTTCCGCGTTGAGCGACGACGTTTCGGTGAATAGTCGACGCCATAGCTTCAAGCTTGTAAAAGCTTCAAAGAAGAATAGGTGAAGAGAGAAGTTACTTTTCTACAAATTCAAATGCAGTGTGTGTGTTTGTGTTGTTAAGTAGTAActgtttttgttttgtgtctCAAGTCTTGAGTCTTAACTCTTAAATCTTAATAAAGCTCGAGTTTGGTTTACCGgttcattttttgaaaatgaaattaattttaattaatgtcataatttattattaagggCTAAGATTCCGTCTAAACCTATCTCATAAATACCGAAAATTAATCATCAattatttgtaaaaaataaataattaaataattatattataagcTCACTggtgtattatttttaataagaaaaaatatagaataccaatatattatttgtcaatttattgtcaacaatgattaattattatattttaaacatatatataaagggatatatctaaaaaatatatctataaagacacttaTATTAAACACAgctataaaaagatatttttattaaacacaTCTATAAAAACATTTCTattaaacacaattataaataaaaattggcaGATATTGGCAGAAATGTCATTGATAACGTAGCAAGAttgaataatatattatatatgcatAAGTTATCGTCAGAATGATTTATTACATACACAGATTCATCGTTTCTTGCTCCCAATGGATTTCTCTAACATCTTCTTgtcatatttatattatttttttaactaaaatgtTTTGAATTACCACAATGGGTTAACATGGAGAACTTAAGTACGTAATTTGCATAAGATCATACgtgtaatttcattttattattttaaaagtgtattatggaaagaaaacgaaaatttttaaaaacaaattaattttacttttttcattAGGTTATTTTTACCTTTTCAGTCGAATTCAAAATCTTCCTTGCAAATATTTTCTAAATGAGTAAAAAAATTGTCATGTTTGATAAACACCTTAGAGACacctcaatttatttttatgaaactaAAAATGCggttgttttgtgtttttatttttatttttatttttaatgttttttttaaataaaaaataaaaaaatattttttattattttgtctttatttttaacaaattttaaaaaaacaaaaaatactaaaagtaaaaaaaaaaacaaaaatataaatcaaacgTATACTAAATTTTCTCACAAAAGTACAAAACATGATTTAGAAATACTATCActtaaaaaaagtaatttaaacCATTCTACCAGTTTATTTACAAAGATAATCTCATTTCTGTGAATTTGGAAAATCTCTATTTTCATCTCCATAATAGGGATTTTTGCAAATATCTGTATTGCCGGACATTTTTGCTTCTCTGAATCCAGCAGATAATAAAATGAGGAGAAAAAATGGAATTATGGGaagcaacttttttttttttgggtgtaaaaagaaatagaaagtgAAAGTAAAAAAGGGAGGAGGCAGAAAACGAATGAATGCAACTGACGAAAATTGAAAGGTGATTATTGGAAACCAAGTGGGCCCACGTTGCAGAAAATTGGCCCAAAAAGATACATGATTCTGCTGCCAACCCAACAAAAGATTAAATCATTAAAGTTCcatgtaaatttttattttcttaaaaaaattattttttttcaatctctgaatttattaattttttaaaaaatattttacataaacgttaattatatttatttttttaaataatttttatataattaatataaaaataattatttttatttacgaGTCATTATGTATTTAAATACCTATATAATACTACTTTATACTTAtaatgcattaaaattaaattcttagaataattatatattatatatacttactttgaaaataaaagaaaggttTAATAATAACTCAAATCAGATAAATAACTATCTACAAATTTTGAATGTTAAATTAGAATCTAGAAGTGAATGAGAATCATAGAACTATAGAAGTGCCCTGAAAGGCAAGAAAATCACAATTCTTGCACTACCTCATAAGTCACCATTCAACTACCTCATTTAGTTTTTGGTGGTATTTCTAGGTGATGCTTTAAATACATGACAATGGTGGTAATTCATgcactcatttttttattttttataatatgtaaAAGAGATGTTTggtgtatttattatttgtatcAAAGTTCAAAACTCAACTTAAAATTCATGAAATTCTTTGACAATGACCTAGAAACAAGTAACACAAATTTAGTAGTCCCTGCTTGCAGAGGTGGAGTTAGACAAAATATTTAGGGACTGGCATTTACGAATTAagtttaagaaaattatttaaaatattagggCATTGATAATTTATTAGTAGAAAgatattttagtgttttaataATGAATGTATTGAAACTATTGATaacttagttaaaaaaatattttactaataaattagttagtatactgttattatttttaagtaatACCTATTAACAATATCCAAGTTGAATATTAAAGTATTTTATATAgcctattaaattttatatttgaactaatAACTTGTCAATATTTTGATTGTTTAAGgccaaattaaattattagatataatatataaaagtaaacaaatacTTTCtgattacaaatttaaaaatatatggatTATGTACATCATATTATTTGCTATACAAATCTATATTTCTTCTAaatataaatctttttaaactaattacataaaataatagctaatattatatatacaccAAAAATTACTATAAGCACACTTATTATtcctaactaaaaaaataaatatggtaaaataagaataaaaatggcacctctaataatataaaatatatatttactataataaaaataatttagaaagaACGCATattcaaaaacaaattaaagataCTCATAAAGTATAGCATTTGGGAGATATTTCATTATTTCACTTGCAATAATCAATTAGCTTAACTTACACATATAAAGTTCATGAAATGAGTTAGATTTCAATAAGATGGCTCCATAATATAGTTTAGTCTTTCATATATCAACTATCCTTAAATAGAATGAAATGATGAAGAAATGAAAACtcttaaaggaaaaaaaaaaaagaataattgaaggtgttcttgttgcattttgattggTCTATCTATCCTTGCAAAATTCTGTTCTACATCATCCatttcttcttttgattttgtcGAGGATGATGTCTTCCATGAATTCTGCTTACTCCAACTTGATCCAATTTGTTTCTTGCAATCTTGCTGTCCAAAAACAAACACATTAGAAACCAAACCATAAATGTTTGCTGTCACAAAGTAAGTTTCTTCATTCAACAGAAACTAATACTAAGATAATAAAATGAGGGATGATCTTtgaattaacaaaattataacCTTGTAATAAACATTGCATAATTGCACTTAGAATTAGAACAAAGTATGTCTATGCTGCATGTAGTTTATGTATAACAGTATGGCCCAAAATGCCTAATCTCTCactgacccaaaaaaaaaaaaatttcttcctTGAGTTGAGCAACATTGTTTTGAGATCATCATATCAGCCACTCAGCCTAGCTTTCAACATTACTTGCTCCAGATTAACAAGTTTGTCCATGCTATCAGGGGGTAAGAAAACATCAACAATCTAAGAATTTTGTGGAAAACTGGAAAAAGGCACAAAAAAACTCGATGCTTGTACTTATTTGCTTATGATCCCATTAAAATAGGTCACACCATGTGATGGTTGTACATACTTGATACTTGGATGTAGCAAAAGCAAAATGGTTATGAAAGGTGTATGAGAAGGTATATTGTATAAGATATGTTATGAATCATAAGAGTAATGCAGTGTAGGATTATACCTCTAAGAATGGTCCAGGTTGAAGTTTCTGTATGCAACAAGAAAGTTCAACTATATGCCTAGCTCCTTGTCCATGTACTCAACCAGCAAATAATTACTACATACAAGAATTCCATTCCATTATATAAATGGAGTAAACATGAGAAATCCGAATTCTCAtatgaatttaaattatttatttttatttgttctaaagcatgaaaaagaatttaattctTAAGAGCTTGTTTGGAAATCTATGAATTAGAATTCACTCAAGaattaaaattctttttcttgttttgaaacaaataaaaagaaaatatttgaatttctttgagAATTCAAATTCTCACTTTTCTCTCGTTTACAAATCAGACCAAAATGgtctgattttaaaattaattctcaCACTAAACAAGCTCAATatgtcaaatataaaaaatctctatttataattaattattctaattttgtcCAACACCTATTTAGTCCTCTTTCTTCTCCTTGTTAAAGACAAAAttgtaaaagaagaaaatttaactcatacaaaaattattccaaattaaagaattaaattCTATTCTATTAATATGTTTAATCATTCAAAACCATGGAATTGATTTGAGTATCAAATAGAAATAAATTCtattattaaagaaaataaaattcttttcttgCATTTAAATAATTTCCAAACAAGCTCtaagtaaattttaatttttgtgattCCAAACATACTCTCAAGATCTTCTagattaagaaaattaaaatatgtaacTCAATTACTCTACAAGATCGATTTTGCTATATTGTTTATTGCAGATTTCAAACATGAGACTTTGAAGAGTATAGATAAGAGCATTTATAATGTTAAACTTGTACTGCAATGGCAATTAATTTCTCCAACAGGAAAAAGCAAAGTACATGACAAACATAACGTGAAATCCAAATAGAGAACTTACAGAAAGAGGAGGATCCTTACAGAAATTGGAGGGGCAGCACCCAAAGGCATCAAATTCACGGGTCCCAGAAGAATCAGTAGATGTCCCTGTACATGAAGAAATAAATGGGTAAAACAGTTGAATGGGGATGGAAATTAAATCCAAAATTGATACCGTATCCTAAAAAGCTAACAGCTCCCCCATGGAAATAAAACAAAGATTATGTAGGAGAGAATGAATATGATATTGgaatagagagagaaaaacagtACCTGTTTTAAGATGTTGAATCATTACGAATCTGTTTTCCATTAACAGAAATGTAGGGGATGTGGGAAATGGTTGGCCAAATGTGGGGGTCCTTCTTCTGTATGCGTTCCCCCAACAACGGACTTTCCCTGATGAAGAGTTTACTTAAAGAGGCAGGCAGCCTTACGTTCTCCAGCTTGGAGCAGTCTGAAATTGATAATTCTCGGACGGACTATGACTGTGACACCTCCAGAGATGTCAAATTTTCACATCTTTTGATTGTCAGCTCGTTGAGATTTGGGAATGCTGGCAATGCAAAGGATGTAAGTGAATCGCAGCTGTTGTCTATACGTAAGCTCTGTAGTGAGTGATGTTGTTGGTGCCGCATTGGGAATTCTACATTCATGCAATTCTTGATGGACAGATATTGCAATGAAGGGGGCAAGGAATCTCTTGGAAATGATATGGCTGAT
This sequence is a window from Arachis duranensis cultivar V14167 chromosome 2, aradu.V14167.gnm2.J7QH, whole genome shotgun sequence. Protein-coding genes within it:
- the LOC107475561 gene encoding kinesin-like protein KIN-UB — encoded protein: MASTIHRNVVAQRGSAKLDRQGANNNSILRTKPRHSHPPGSAAPRRSSPSHGGDAVPGRVRVAVRLRPQNAEEMMADADFADCVELLPELKRLKLRRNNWDSDTYEFDEVLTEFASQKRVYEVVAKPVVESVLDGYNGTVMAYGQTGTGKTFTLGQLGEEDTSSRGIMVRAMEDILSDLSPETDSVTVSYLQLYMETVQDLLNPANDNIPIVEDPRSGDVSLPGATHVDIRDQQTFLELLRLGEAHRIAANTRMNTESSRSHALLTVHVRRSVVESADNVLTENFDASHLTKPSKPLIRKSKLVVIDLAGSERIHKSGSEGHMLEEAKSINLSLSALGKCINALAENSAHVPFRDSKLTRLLRDSFGGTARTSLIVTIGPSPQHRGETSSTILFGQRAMKVENMLKIKEEFDYKSLSRKLEVQLDKLIAENERQRKAFEDEVERINLEAQCRIAEVEKNFAEALERERLKCQMEYMESVKQLEQKLMTSQERQGCNGFVNGCGEGVATSSADEVAEVKKLLEIEKGKRKAIEEELKSLKIQLGKYGQVEAGGDADMIKLRKILEDDASQKKKLEEEIIILRSQLLQLNFEADQMRRCLESGSSGNAFPAMDTSLSQSRHSQPKDTRNDQKASVATLFEQVGLHKILSLLESDDANVRVHAVKVVANLAAEETNQKSIVEAGGLTSLLMLLRRYEDETVRRVAAGAIANLAMNEANQELIMSEGGITLLSMAASDAEEPQTLRMVAGAIANLCGNDKILMKLRSQGGIKALLGIVRCGHPDVLSQIARGIANFAKCESRASNQGIKSGKSFLIDDGALPWIVQNANNESAPIRRHIELALCHLAQHEVNAKDMISGGALWELVRISRDCNREDIRSLARRTLSSIPQFKSELRRLRIEY